One stretch of Nicotiana tabacum cultivar K326 chromosome 18, ASM71507v2, whole genome shotgun sequence DNA includes these proteins:
- the LOC107767268 gene encoding pectate lyase-like, protein MAFVSGNSVLLILVISLASLVPNLHAGIAEFDAYLEKQAKEALNSSLAAYNEHPEEITDTFNREVGDTLLNITSLRRHLKEKSSCMATNPIDRCWRCDENWAKNRKKLAECARGFGHKTTGGKAGRYYVVTDDSDDDVKDPKPGTLRHAVIQEEPLWIIFEKSMVIKLKEELMITSDKTIDGRGVSIYIAYGAGLTIQFVHNVIIHNIRIHHIISTSGGMIRDSVKHIGIRTLSDGDGISIFGSNHIWIDHCTLSQCTDGLIDAIMASTAITISNCKFNHHNDVMLLGATDAFPQDSIMQVTVAFNRFGKGLIQRMPRCRWGFFHVVNNDYSHWQMYAIGGSANPTIISQGNRFKAANNPNTKQVTKRDYAPESVWKNWQWVSEGDLFLNGAYFVESGPQNKKNSALTKPHRIKFKPGSYAGRLTRYAGVRKCKIGTPC, encoded by the exons ATGGCCTTTGTTAGTGGGAATTCAGTTTTGTTAATATTGGTCATATCGTTAGCTTCATTAGTCCCAAATTTGCATGCCGGAATTGCTGAATTTGATGCATATTTGGAAAAGCAAGCTAAGGAAGCGCTCAACTCTTCCCTTGCTGCATACAATGAACATCCTGAAGAAATCACTGATACATTCAATAGAGAAGTCGGAGA CACATTGTTGAATATTACAAGCTTAAGGAGGCATCTAAAGGAAAAAAGTAGTTGCATGGCAACCAATCCAATTGACAGATGCTGGAGGTGTGACGAAAACTGGGCGAAAAACAGGAAAAAGCTAGCAGAATGCGCTCGGGGATTCGGCCACAAAACGACTGGTGGTAAAGCAGGAAGGTACTATGTTGTAACCGATGACTCGGATGATGACGTGAAGGATCCAAAGCCGGGGACCCTTCGTCATGCTGTGATCCAAGAGGAGCCATTGTGGATTATCTTTGAGAAGTCAATGGTAATTAAGTTGAAGGAAGAACTGATGATTACAAGTGACAAGACGATCGATGGCAGGGGAGTTTCTATTTACATTGCCTATGGCGCTGGTTTAACTATCCAATTTGTGCATAATGTCATAATCCACAACATTAGGATTCATCATATTATATCTACCTCAGGTGGAATGATAAGAGATTCTGTTAAGCATATTGGTATTAGGACACTGAGTGATGGAGATGGTATTTCTATTTTTGGTTCAAACCATATTTGGATTGACCACTGCACTTTGTCCCAATGTACTGATGGCCTAATTGATGCCATCATGGCTTCCACTGCAATCACCATTTCTAACTGCAAATTCAATCATCATAACGAC GTGATGCTTTTGGGGGCAACTGATGCCTTCCCTCAAGATTCAATAATGCAAGTCACAGTTGCATTCAATCGGTTCGGAAAGGGATTGATTCAGAGGATGCCAAGGTGCAGGTGGGGATTCTTCCATGTTGTCAACAATGATTACTCTCACTGGCAAATGTATGCAATTGGTGGCAGCGCTAATCCAACCATTATCAGCCAGGGTAATCGTTTCAAGGCCGCCAACAACCCTAACACTAAGCAG GTGACTAAGAGGGATTATGCACCAGAATCTGTGTGGAAGAACTGGCAATGGGTATCAGAGGGTGATTTGTTCTTAAATGGGGCTTACTTTGTGGAGTCAGGgccacaaaacaagaaaaattCTGCATTGACTAAACCTCATAGGATCAAGTTCAAGCCTGGTTCATATGCAGGCCGACTCACTCGCTATGCTGGTGTGCGCAAATGCAAAATCGGCACACCTTGTTAA